From the Synechococcus sp. HK01-R genome, one window contains:
- a CDS encoding cell wall metabolism sensor histidine kinase WalK codes for MADQSARRAWRTRLLGSIQGRLQLAAFSAVFLGFSFASSASIWLNYRNLIHQHHRHATRMSTLMMSCLAESAHEQGGLDQHDALMTPELAQPCLDEYSGSDFFFWIQNKNGSLFTAKSQVVDVPQALIQAADRVIGSQVSNGVDADHLKNEGYEAEVVNLGDEQFVVHQHEIAGMGSKVWTAENVTAAVMDDKNFFGLLVGVWGTILGLTALGVGLLVSRIVRPLLQLNSMADQVKADNLNRLRIELDDAPVELDQLAQAFNRVLDRLSDAWDHQRQFVDAVSHELRTPLTILSGYLKRALRRGDNLTDQQRKAIETAQEEAARITRMISDLLDLARSDNGRLAVSLDQICAMEVVQETSAVAQTSLSRRIKLGMPDQFKVCILANRDRLKQVLLNLLENAAKYSAPDSCITIELKLDGSMLLISVIDQGVGIPAEDLDKIFDRFYRSPNALDQQGSGLGLSVVQLLVEAMDGSIAVTSEVGAGTTFVLAFPTCVPIPLPVTE; via the coding sequence GTGGCTGATCAGTCTGCTCGCCGTGCATGGCGTACACGTCTGCTCGGCTCGATCCAGGGGCGCTTGCAGTTGGCGGCCTTTTCGGCTGTTTTTCTTGGTTTCAGCTTTGCTTCGAGTGCCAGTATCTGGCTCAACTATCGCAATCTGATCCACCAGCATCACCGTCACGCCACGAGAATGTCCACGTTGATGATGAGCTGCTTGGCTGAGTCGGCGCATGAACAAGGTGGTCTTGATCAGCATGATGCCTTGATGACACCTGAACTCGCCCAGCCGTGTTTGGATGAGTACAGCGGATCTGACTTCTTCTTCTGGATCCAGAACAAGAACGGGTCTTTGTTCACGGCTAAATCGCAGGTGGTTGACGTGCCCCAGGCCTTGATCCAGGCCGCGGATAGAGTTATCGGCTCCCAGGTGTCGAACGGTGTTGATGCCGATCATCTGAAAAACGAGGGCTATGAAGCGGAAGTGGTCAATTTGGGCGATGAGCAATTTGTGGTGCACCAACACGAGATTGCCGGGATGGGCTCAAAGGTGTGGACGGCCGAGAACGTGACTGCGGCTGTGATGGACGATAAAAACTTTTTTGGTCTCCTTGTTGGTGTCTGGGGTACAATCCTGGGTTTAACTGCGCTTGGGGTTGGCTTGCTGGTGTCTCGAATTGTTCGGCCGCTGCTGCAATTGAATAGCATGGCAGATCAGGTCAAGGCTGACAATCTCAACCGATTGCGTATCGAGCTCGATGATGCGCCTGTTGAGTTAGATCAGCTGGCGCAAGCGTTCAATCGGGTTTTGGATCGTTTGTCAGATGCTTGGGATCATCAACGTCAATTTGTTGATGCGGTAAGCCACGAACTACGCACTCCGCTCACGATTCTCTCTGGCTATCTCAAGCGAGCACTGCGCCGCGGCGACAATCTCACTGATCAGCAGCGCAAGGCTATCGAAACCGCCCAAGAAGAAGCAGCTCGAATCACAAGAATGATTTCAGATCTTCTCGATCTTGCACGCTCCGATAATGGCCGTTTGGCTGTCTCTCTGGATCAAATCTGTGCGATGGAGGTGGTGCAGGAAACGTCTGCTGTGGCTCAAACGTCGCTCTCCAGGCGGATCAAGCTGGGGATGCCTGATCAATTCAAGGTTTGTATCCTGGCTAATCGCGACCGGCTGAAGCAGGTGCTGCTCAACCTGCTTGAGAATGCTGCGAAATACTCCGCGCCCGACTCCTGTATCACGATCGAGCTCAAGCTTGATGGTTCAATGCTGTTGATTTCTGTGATCGATCAAGGTGTGGGTATTCCGGCGGAAGACCTCGATAAGATTTTTGATCGCTTTTACCGTTCTCCCAATGCGCTAGACCAGCAAGGCTCCGGGCTGGGGCTCTCCGTGGTGCAGTTGCTGGTGGAAGCGATGGATGGCAGCATCGCCGTGACCAGTGAGGTTGGAGCCGGCACTACCTTTGTGTTGGCCTTCCCCACCTGTGTTCCTATCCCTTTGCCTGTAACGGAATGA
- a CDS encoding response regulator transcription factor gives MSDSASERPTVAVVDDDPRIRALLDDELCDEGFKPCLCASGAELLELVDREPIDLILLDLMMPGMDGLQCLQHLKKRLFSGAVVIVTALSDDAKRREALESGANDYVLKPDLFDSLPGLVDQYLRVKRDCG, from the coding sequence ATGAGCGACTCCGCGAGCGAACGCCCAACGGTGGCGGTTGTGGATGATGACCCAAGGATCCGCGCCTTGCTCGACGATGAGCTCTGCGATGAAGGCTTTAAGCCGTGCCTGTGCGCCAGCGGAGCTGAGCTGCTCGAGCTGGTTGATCGAGAGCCGATTGATTTGATCCTGTTGGATCTGATGATGCCTGGAATGGATGGTCTTCAGTGTTTGCAGCATTTAAAAAAGCGTCTCTTTTCGGGGGCAGTGGTGATCGTTACGGCGCTTAGTGATGATGCGAAGCGTAGGGAAGCGCTCGAATCTGGGGCCAATGATTATGTTCTCAAGCCCGATTTGTTTGACAGTCTGCCCGGGCTGGTTGATCAGTACTTAAGGGTGAAGCGAGACTGTGGCTGA
- the lepA gene encoding translation elongation factor 4: MTDAPVSRIRNFCIIAHIDHGKSTLADRLLQDTGTVASRDMQDQFLDNMELERERGITIKLQAARMNYTAADGEQYVLNLIDTPGHVDFSYEVSRSLQACEGALLVVDASQGVEAQTLANVYLALENDLEIIPVLNKIDLPGADPDRIKAEVEAIIGLDCSKAIACSAKTGLGVPEILQAVVDRVPAPKDAVEEPTKALIFDSYYDPYRGVIVYFRVMSGRISCKDKVLLMASKKTYELDEIGIMAPDQKKVEELHAGEVGYLAASIKAVADARVGDTITLLNAPADEALPGYTEAKPMVFCGLFPTEADQYPDLREALNKLQLSDAALQFEPETSSAMGFGFRCGFLGLLHMEIVQERLEREYDLDLIVTAPSVIYKVNMIDGTDVMVDNPATLPDPQKRESIEEPYVKMEIYAPNEYNGALMGLCQERRGEYLDMKYITTDRVTLIYELPLAEVVTDFFDQMKTRTQGYASMEYQLIGYRKNELVRLDVLINGERADPLTTIVHRDKAYNVGKALVEKLKELIPRQQFKIPIQASIGSRIIASTSISAIRKDVLAKCYGGDISRKKKLLKKQAKGKKRMKAMGKVDVPQEAFMAVLKLNQ; this comes from the coding sequence ATGACCGACGCCCCCGTCTCACGGATCCGCAACTTCTGCATCATTGCTCACATCGACCACGGCAAGTCGACCCTGGCCGATCGGCTGCTGCAGGACACGGGCACGGTGGCCAGCCGCGACATGCAGGATCAGTTCCTCGACAACATGGAACTGGAGCGGGAACGGGGGATCACGATCAAGCTTCAGGCGGCGCGGATGAACTACACCGCAGCCGACGGTGAGCAATACGTGCTCAACCTGATCGACACCCCGGGGCACGTGGACTTCTCCTATGAGGTGAGTCGCTCCTTGCAGGCCTGTGAAGGGGCGCTGCTGGTGGTGGATGCCAGCCAGGGGGTGGAAGCCCAGACCCTGGCGAATGTGTACCTGGCACTGGAGAACGACCTCGAGATCATTCCCGTTCTCAACAAGATCGATCTGCCCGGTGCCGACCCCGATCGCATCAAGGCAGAGGTGGAGGCGATCATCGGCCTTGACTGCAGCAAGGCCATTGCCTGCTCGGCCAAAACAGGGTTGGGTGTACCCGAAATTCTGCAAGCGGTGGTGGACCGGGTGCCAGCGCCGAAGGATGCGGTGGAGGAGCCCACCAAGGCACTGATCTTTGATTCCTATTACGACCCTTACCGGGGGGTGATTGTGTATTTCCGGGTGATGAGCGGCCGGATCAGCTGCAAAGACAAGGTGCTGCTGATGGCCAGCAAGAAGACCTATGAGCTCGATGAGATCGGGATCATGGCGCCGGATCAGAAGAAGGTGGAGGAGCTCCACGCCGGTGAGGTGGGTTACCTGGCGGCCTCGATCAAGGCTGTGGCCGATGCCCGCGTGGGCGACACGATCACCCTGCTCAATGCTCCGGCAGACGAGGCCTTGCCTGGTTACACCGAGGCCAAGCCGATGGTGTTCTGCGGCCTGTTCCCCACGGAGGCCGACCAATATCCGGATCTGCGCGAAGCGCTCAACAAGCTTCAGCTCTCCGATGCGGCGCTTCAGTTCGAACCGGAAACCAGCAGTGCGATGGGCTTCGGGTTCCGTTGTGGCTTCCTGGGCTTGCTGCACATGGAGATCGTGCAGGAGCGGCTGGAGCGGGAGTACGACCTCGATCTGATCGTCACTGCACCGTCGGTGATCTACAAGGTGAACATGATTGACGGAACGGACGTGATGGTGGATAACCCCGCCACGCTTCCCGACCCGCAGAAGCGCGAGTCGATTGAAGAGCCCTACGTGAAGATGGAGATCTATGCGCCGAATGAGTACAACGGCGCGCTGATGGGCCTGTGCCAGGAACGGCGCGGCGAGTATCTCGATATGAAATACATCACCACCGATCGTGTGACGCTTATTTATGAACTACCGCTGGCAGAAGTGGTGACTGACTTCTTTGATCAGATGAAGACGCGTACCCAGGGCTATGCGTCGATGGAATACCAACTGATCGGCTATCGCAAGAACGAACTGGTGCGCTTGGATGTGCTGATCAATGGCGAGCGGGCTGATCCCCTCACTACGATTGTGCACCGCGATAAGGCCTACAACGTGGGCAAGGCCCTGGTGGAAAAACTGAAGGAACTGATCCCCCGCCAGCAGTTCAAGATCCCCATCCAGGCTTCGATTGGTAGCCGCATCATTGCCTCCACCAGCATCAGCGCGATCCGTAAGGATGTGTTGGCCAAGTGCTATGGCGGTGATATTTCCCGCAAGAAGAAACTGCTGAAGAAACAGGCCAAAGGCAAGAAGCGCATGAAGGCAATGGGCAAGGTGGACGTGCCCCAAGAGGCCTTCATGGCTGTGCTCAAGCTCAACCAGTGA
- a CDS encoding malate:quinone oxidoreductase, protein MNRYDVVLVGAGIMSATLASLLHALDPELRLLLVERLEAPALESSAAVNNAGTGHAANCELNYTPLQADGTVATAKALSINAAFESSLEFWASLAEQGLLKPEGFLHRVPHLSLVWGAEDVAFLQQRYRQLSALPAFGAMEWTSDPQQIAAWMPLVMEGRGRDQPLAATRIERGMDVDFGTLTRALLAPLQNAGALDVMFGTTVTDLNRGHRLGVASDRDWVLNLRGPSGARQVETPFVFLGAGGGALPLLQSSGIPEAHAYAGFPVSGQWLVCGEPSLVARHHAKVYGKAKVGAPPMSVPHLDTRWIDGKRSLLFGPYAGFSSKFLKTGSLLDLPMSMRAGNLLPMLQVGVNNLPLVKYLINQLRQSEADRMEVLRAFLPEARDQDWTLSVAGQRVQIIKRTPEGGRLQLGTEVVASADGSLAALLGASPGASTSVKIMLEVLERCFSQQLTTAAWHERLQRLIPSYGQDINADPALLARTRERSDALLGLVAAP, encoded by the coding sequence GTGAACCGCTACGACGTTGTGTTGGTGGGCGCGGGAATCATGAGCGCCACCTTGGCGTCGTTGTTGCATGCCCTAGACCCTGAGCTGCGCCTGCTGCTGGTGGAGCGTCTTGAGGCGCCAGCGCTGGAAAGCAGTGCTGCAGTGAACAATGCAGGCACCGGCCATGCGGCCAACTGTGAGCTCAATTACACCCCGCTGCAGGCTGATGGCACGGTGGCGACGGCTAAGGCTCTATCGATCAATGCCGCGTTCGAATCGAGCCTGGAGTTTTGGGCCTCGCTTGCTGAACAGGGCCTGCTGAAGCCAGAGGGGTTTCTGCATCGGGTGCCCCATCTCAGCCTGGTGTGGGGTGCCGAGGATGTGGCCTTTCTGCAGCAACGCTACCGGCAGCTGAGCGCTTTACCTGCCTTTGGGGCAATGGAGTGGACCAGTGATCCGCAGCAGATCGCAGCCTGGATGCCCCTGGTGATGGAAGGGCGCGGGCGCGATCAGCCCCTGGCCGCGACGCGCATCGAGCGAGGGATGGATGTGGATTTCGGAACCCTCACCCGGGCCTTGTTGGCTCCTCTGCAAAACGCTGGTGCGCTGGATGTGATGTTCGGCACCACGGTTACCGATCTCAACCGCGGCCACAGGCTTGGCGTGGCTTCCGATCGTGACTGGGTCTTGAATCTGCGCGGACCCTCGGGTGCTCGGCAGGTGGAGACCCCCTTTGTCTTCCTGGGCGCTGGCGGGGGAGCCCTTCCTCTGCTGCAGAGCAGCGGCATCCCCGAAGCCCATGCCTATGCCGGTTTCCCGGTGAGTGGTCAGTGGCTGGTGTGCGGCGAGCCATCGCTGGTGGCGCGCCACCACGCCAAGGTGTACGGCAAGGCGAAGGTGGGAGCGCCGCCGATGTCGGTGCCCCACCTCGATACGCGCTGGATCGATGGCAAGCGCTCGCTGCTGTTTGGTCCCTATGCGGGTTTCAGCAGCAAGTTCCTCAAGACGGGCTCGCTGCTGGATCTGCCGATGTCAATGCGGGCTGGCAATCTGCTGCCGATGCTGCAGGTGGGAGTCAACAACCTTCCCCTGGTGAAGTACCTGATCAATCAGCTGCGCCAGAGCGAGGCCGATCGGATGGAGGTCCTACGCGCCTTCTTGCCTGAAGCCCGCGACCAGGACTGGACGCTCTCGGTGGCTGGCCAGCGGGTGCAGATCATCAAACGCACGCCCGAGGGCGGGCGCCTGCAGCTGGGCACCGAAGTGGTGGCCTCTGCGGATGGTTCCCTGGCGGCCTTGCTGGGGGCCTCACCGGGGGCCAGCACCTCCGTCAAAATCATGCTGGAGGTGCTGGAGCGCTGTTTCTCGCAACAGTTGACCACGGCGGCCTGGCATGAACGCCTGCAGCGACTGATCCCCAGCTATGGGCAGGACATCAATGCCGATCCGGCGCTGTTAGCCCGCACCCGGGAGCGCAGTGATGCGCTTCTGGGGCTGGTGGCTGCTCCCTAG
- a CDS encoding NifU family protein, which translates to MSTETLPLTSENVEKVLDELRPFLMADGGNVEVVEIDGPVVKVRLQGACGSCPSSTMTLKMGIERKMREAIPEVSEVVQVL; encoded by the coding sequence ATGAGCACCGAGACCCTGCCGCTCACCAGTGAGAACGTGGAGAAGGTGCTCGATGAGCTGCGCCCCTTCCTGATGGCCGACGGCGGCAACGTGGAGGTGGTGGAGATCGATGGCCCCGTGGTGAAGGTGCGTCTGCAGGGAGCCTGCGGCAGCTGCCCCAGCAGCACCATGACCCTGAAGATGGGCATCGAGCGCAAGATGCGTGAAGCGATCCCCGAGGTCAGCGAAGTGGTGCAGGTGCTCTGA
- a CDS encoding gamma-glutamylcyclotransferase yields MLQPGIGSVDGEVYRVSGALWPLLDAWEEAPQVYERVQRQLDDGRWVWVYQRPG; encoded by the coding sequence ATGCTGCAACCCGGCATCGGGTCCGTGGATGGGGAGGTGTATCGCGTCAGCGGTGCCCTCTGGCCCCTGCTCGATGCCTGGGAAGAAGCCCCTCAGGTCTATGAGCGGGTCCAACGCCAGCTCGATGACGGTCGCTGGGTATGGGTGTATCAGAGGCCCGGCTGA
- a CDS encoding DUF4079 domain-containing protein — translation MASVDWLWILHPFLAVVLIYPLIGMVIRLALQTRQRRLQKTKLPATVGRDHSDLGRWLSAGVVVIVLIALTVVIATKAPLAAFAGGTPRAMQLVLVLVGTLVSLVALWFSKAPGLRLVFAMITWAGVLGLGAQPEVWRLSDNPLDGAFWQSHYWAGVAVTGLMLFSLGARPEILRDIRLRRLHVSASVLAAVLFLMQGLTGTRDLLEIPLSWQKPTIYSCNFEARTCPPPAQPGL, via the coding sequence GTGGCATCCGTTGACTGGCTCTGGATCCTGCATCCGTTCCTGGCGGTGGTGTTGATCTATCCCTTGATTGGCATGGTGATTCGCCTGGCGCTGCAGACCCGGCAGCGGCGCCTGCAGAAGACGAAACTCCCCGCCACGGTGGGGCGCGACCACAGTGATCTGGGTCGCTGGTTGTCGGCCGGCGTGGTGGTGATCGTGCTGATCGCGCTCACTGTCGTGATTGCCACTAAGGCGCCTCTGGCGGCGTTCGCGGGGGGGACCCCGCGGGCGATGCAGTTGGTGTTGGTGCTGGTCGGCACGCTGGTGAGCCTGGTGGCGCTCTGGTTCTCGAAGGCACCGGGGTTGCGCCTGGTCTTTGCCATGATCACCTGGGCCGGTGTGCTGGGGCTCGGCGCCCAGCCGGAGGTGTGGCGTTTATCCGATAACCCCCTGGATGGAGCCTTCTGGCAGTCGCACTACTGGGCTGGTGTTGCTGTCACTGGACTGATGCTGTTCTCCCTTGGCGCCCGGCCCGAGATCCTGCGCGACATCCGCCTCCGGCGTCTGCATGTGAGCGCCAGTGTGCTTGCGGCGGTGCTGTTTTTGATGCAAGGGCTCACCGGTACCCGGGACCTTCTCGAGATTCCCCTGAGCTGGCAGAAACCAACGATCTACAGCTGCAATTTTGAGGCGCGCACCTGCCCGCCGCCGGCTCAGCCGGGCCTCTGA
- the rimK gene encoding 30S ribosomal protein S6--L-glutamate ligase, which yields MYAHHRVERKGLRIALLATDPDLYSNRRLMEAGEERGHRMEFLAIKHCYMRLDAQSPEMHYRGRDVLERFDAVIPRIRPSVTFYGCAVTRQFQAMGLQTLNTAEAISCSRDKLLASQLFVRHGLNVPVTGFASSPLDTKDLITMVGGAPLIVKLLEGAQGRGVVLAETQKAAESVINAMKSINANLLVQEFIKEAGGKDLRCFVMGGKVVAAIERTAALGDYRANLHQGGKARAVRVLQNERRLAIAACRAMGLDVAGVDIIRSERGPLLLEVNSSPGLEGIETATGKDLAGRMIQELERKLGWVRPVHSALA from the coding sequence ATGTATGCCCATCACCGGGTGGAGCGCAAGGGGCTACGCATCGCACTGCTCGCCACCGATCCCGACCTTTACAGCAATCGCCGTTTGATGGAGGCGGGGGAGGAGCGCGGCCATCGCATGGAGTTTCTGGCGATCAAGCACTGCTACATGCGCCTCGATGCCCAGAGCCCGGAGATGCATTACCGGGGCCGCGATGTGTTGGAGCGTTTCGATGCGGTGATCCCGCGCATCCGCCCGAGCGTCACGTTTTATGGCTGCGCGGTGACCCGTCAGTTCCAGGCCATGGGCCTGCAGACGCTCAACACGGCGGAAGCGATCAGCTGCTCGCGCGACAAGCTGCTGGCATCGCAACTGTTTGTGCGCCATGGCCTGAATGTGCCGGTGACTGGCTTTGCCAGTTCCCCGCTCGACACGAAAGATCTGATCACGATGGTGGGTGGGGCTCCTCTGATCGTGAAGTTGCTCGAGGGTGCCCAGGGGCGCGGCGTGGTACTGGCTGAAACCCAGAAGGCAGCCGAGAGCGTGATTAATGCGATGAAAAGCATCAACGCCAACCTGTTGGTGCAGGAATTCATCAAGGAAGCCGGCGGCAAGGATCTCCGCTGTTTTGTGATGGGCGGCAAGGTGGTGGCGGCCATCGAGCGCACCGCGGCCCTGGGCGACTATCGCGCCAACCTGCACCAGGGCGGTAAGGCCCGGGCGGTGCGGGTGCTGCAGAACGAGCGACGTCTGGCGATCGCGGCCTGCCGTGCCATGGGCCTCGATGTGGCCGGTGTCGACATCATCCGTTCAGAACGCGGCCCCCTGCTGCTGGAGGTGAATTCCAGCCCGGGGTTGGAGGGCATCGAAACCGCCACGGGGAAAGACCTGGCGGGGCGGATGATTCAGGAGCTGGAGCGCAAGCTCGGCTGGGTGCGTCCCGTGCATTCCGCCTTAGCCTGA
- a CDS encoding aminotransferase class V-fold PLP-dependent enzyme codes for MRNHCPALANKTYFNYGGQGPLPTPSLEAITSSWQQIQGLGPFTTDVWPFIGREVNSTRALLAGLCGVAPHRLALSENVTSGCVLPLWGLPLQPGERILIGDCEHPGVVAACQELARRRQLQVDTLPVKQLRGGGDQQARTDADVLSALTANLHANTRLVVLSHLLWNTGQRMPIAAVAMQLSEHPSHPYLLVDAAQSFGQIPVAEAAAASDIYAFTGHKWACGPEGLGGVALSERVLAEASPTLIGWRSLKDESRAIAGDPDPFHHDSRRFEVATSCIPLMAGLRTSLELLEREGSAEQRLARIQALSKKLWQQLTALSGVSPLLEGPPPAGLVSFQLAGTTPPATTVETLGAKGIWIRDLADPTCLRACTHVATSETEVDQLIHQLGTIS; via the coding sequence ATGCGCAACCACTGCCCCGCCCTCGCCAACAAGACCTACTTCAACTACGGCGGCCAGGGCCCGTTGCCCACACCATCGCTGGAGGCCATCACCAGCTCATGGCAGCAGATTCAAGGACTGGGGCCCTTCACCACCGATGTCTGGCCGTTCATCGGCCGTGAAGTCAACAGCACCAGGGCCCTGCTGGCCGGACTGTGCGGCGTCGCCCCCCATCGCTTGGCCCTGAGCGAGAACGTCACCAGTGGCTGTGTGCTGCCGCTCTGGGGCCTGCCCCTGCAGCCTGGAGAGCGCATCCTGATTGGCGACTGTGAGCACCCTGGAGTGGTGGCCGCCTGCCAAGAGCTGGCGCGGCGTCGGCAACTCCAGGTCGACACCCTGCCGGTGAAACAGCTCCGCGGCGGTGGCGACCAACAGGCGCGAACCGATGCCGACGTGCTCAGTGCCCTCACGGCCAACTTGCATGCGAACACCCGGCTTGTGGTGCTCTCCCACCTGCTTTGGAACACAGGGCAACGGATGCCGATCGCAGCGGTGGCCATGCAGCTCAGCGAGCATCCCAGCCATCCCTACCTACTGGTGGATGCGGCCCAGAGCTTTGGGCAGATCCCAGTCGCCGAAGCCGCTGCTGCCTCCGACATCTACGCCTTCACAGGCCACAAGTGGGCCTGCGGTCCCGAGGGTCTGGGTGGCGTAGCGCTCTCGGAGCGCGTGCTGGCGGAGGCCAGTCCCACCCTGATCGGTTGGCGGAGTCTCAAGGATGAAAGCAGAGCCATCGCCGGAGATCCGGATCCTTTTCACCACGACAGTCGCCGCTTCGAGGTGGCGACGAGCTGCATACCGCTCATGGCAGGCCTCCGCACCTCGCTGGAACTGCTCGAGCGAGAGGGGAGTGCGGAGCAGCGGTTGGCACGGATTCAGGCGCTAAGCAAAAAGCTCTGGCAGCAACTGACGGCACTGTCAGGGGTCTCCCCCCTGCTTGAGGGTCCTCCCCCGGCCGGGTTGGTGAGCTTCCAGCTCGCCGGGACCACCCCTCCAGCCACGACCGTTGAAACCCTTGGCGCCAAAGGGATCTGGATCCGCGATCTGGCCGATCCCACCTGCCTGCGGGCCTGCACCCATGTCGCCACCAGCGAAACCGAGGTCGACCAGCTCATTCACCAACTTGGCACCATTTCGTAA
- a CDS encoding TSUP family transporter encodes MSHSVFVGLATLPSLVNGSGLDVLQAFLTQPLPWLALLLALSAAFLMGFARSGLGTGGFVVSPLMVFALGPSDGLAVVAVLMLPAALLGVWQHRGEGERRLLQPLVLGMVLGTALGGLALWALVSGGDLNIVHRRMEVLVALLLLLYVALVAGRNVIARAGGGGGPAGPTGLVLVGSGVGISQTVANSGSPLLTVFFLRHQVPRSRFVAAQLIALLVQNLLKLIPLISLGILHLGNAGSALLLIPVTVIGNLSGQRFYRGASERLFFLCYQVLLLIGFAVSVALIAGRSRILGLL; translated from the coding sequence GTGTCACATAGCGTTTTCGTGGGCCTTGCGACGCTGCCATCCCTTGTGAATGGTTCAGGCTTGGATGTGCTGCAGGCGTTTCTCACCCAGCCCCTGCCCTGGCTGGCCCTGCTGCTTGCCCTCAGCGCCGCCTTCCTGATGGGGTTCGCCCGCAGCGGCCTCGGCACCGGCGGCTTTGTGGTGTCGCCACTGATGGTGTTCGCCCTCGGCCCCAGCGATGGTCTAGCCGTCGTGGCCGTGCTGATGTTGCCGGCGGCGCTGCTCGGTGTGTGGCAGCACCGCGGCGAAGGCGAGCGACGCCTGTTGCAGCCCCTGGTGCTCGGCATGGTGCTGGGCACGGCCCTGGGCGGACTGGCGCTCTGGGCTCTGGTGTCGGGCGGCGATCTCAACATCGTCCATCGCCGCATGGAGGTGCTGGTGGCCCTGCTCTTGCTGCTTTATGTGGCCCTGGTGGCGGGCCGCAACGTCATCGCCCGCGCCGGTGGTGGCGGTGGACCGGCCGGCCCCACCGGCCTGGTGCTGGTGGGATCGGGGGTGGGCATCAGCCAGACCGTGGCCAATTCCGGCTCACCGCTGCTCACGGTGTTTTTTCTTCGCCATCAGGTTCCACGCAGTCGCTTCGTGGCAGCACAACTGATCGCACTGCTGGTGCAGAACCTTCTCAAGTTGATTCCCCTGATCAGCCTCGGCATCCTCCATCTCGGCAACGCCGGCAGTGCCCTGCTGCTGATCCCGGTCACAGTGATCGGCAATCTGAGCGGCCAGCGCTTTTATCGCGGTGCAAGCGAGCGGTTGTTCTTCCTCTGCTATCAGGTGCTGCTCCTGATCGGCTTTGCCGTGAGCGTGGCCCTGATTGCGGGACGCAGCAGGATCCTGGGCCTGCTCTAG